The sequence GAACAAGCTGGTGCCGTACAAGTCGGTGGCCGCCGTGATGGCCTCGGCACAACGGTTGGGAGTAACCAAAATCGGTATGGTTGGGAATGAACAGTTTCTACAATAATTTGAAGCACGTCAGTTGATTACACGGCAGGGGTCTTCCTCTGCCGTTTTTGCTTGGCCCGTCAGAAAGGTTCCGTCATGTCCAATTTTCGCCTTACCCGTCTTGCCGTTTTGCTCATCGCCATCGGCTTCAGTCCGCTTACCGAAGCGCAGGAAACCGTCCGTGCCGAACTCGGCAAACCGCTGCAACAGGCCCAGGACATGATGCGCGCGCAACGCTACAAGGAAGCGCTTGCCAAGGTGCGTGATGCTGACCGGATTGGCGCAAAAAATCCGGCCGAACAGCTGATGCTGGATCGGATGCGTGGCGCAGCAGCGCAAGGTGCTGGCGACAACGCGACGGCGGCCAAATCCTACGAGGCAGCCATCAACTCCGGTAAGATGCCTGCCGGTGATAACGTCAAGCTGATGCAGGCATTGGCCATCTTGTACTACCGCGCCCAGGATTATGCCAAGTCGCAGGTCTGGATCCAGCGCTATATCAAGGAAGGCGGTACCGATCCGCAAGTGCGCGGCTTGCTGGCACAAACCTACTTTCTGAACAACGACTTTGCCAAGGCGCAAAAGGAATTGCAAGCGACGATAGCGGCTGATGAAAAGGCCGGGCGTACCCCCGCTGAGGAAACCTACCAGCTACTGGTAAGCACTGCGCTCAAGCAAAACGATACCGGGGCTTATGTGCAGACGATGGAAAAGTTGGTTCGTGCTTATCCCAAAAAACAGTATTGGTCCGAGCTGGTTAACCGACTTGCCAGCAAGAAGGGCTTTTCAGATCGCTTCACGCTGGACGTGTTCCGCTTGCGTCTGGCCGGTGGCCTGCTGAAAACCGCCAATGACTACATGGAGATGTCGCAGCTGGCATTGCAAGCTGGCTACGCAGCCGAAGGCAAGAAGATCGCCGACATGGGATTCAAGGCCGGCATCCTCGGCGTTGGTGCCGAAGCGCCGCGTCAGAAGCGCTTGCTCGACCTAGCCAACAAGAACGCTGCCGCCGAAAAAGCAGGCTTCGCCACTGCCGAAGCGGACGCCTTAGCCAGCAAGGACGGTACGGATATGGTTAATGTTGGCTTTGGACTGGTCGCTGCCGGACAGGCAGACAAGGGTCTGGCGCTGATCGAGAGTGGCATCAAGAAAGGCAACCTGAAACGGCTCGATGATGCGCGTCTGCACCTCGGTGTGGCCTACGCCAGCGTTGGCAAGAAAGACCTCGCTATT comes from Actimicrobium sp. CCC2.4 and encodes:
- a CDS encoding tetratricopeptide repeat protein, translated to MSNFRLTRLAVLLIAIGFSPLTEAQETVRAELGKPLQQAQDMMRAQRYKEALAKVRDADRIGAKNPAEQLMLDRMRGAAAQGAGDNATAAKSYEAAINSGKMPAGDNVKLMQALAILYYRAQDYAKSQVWIQRYIKEGGTDPQVRGLLAQTYFLNNDFAKAQKELQATIAADEKAGRTPAEETYQLLVSTALKQNDTGAYVQTMEKLVRAYPKKQYWSELVNRLASKKGFSDRFTLDVFRLRLAGGLLKTANDYMEMSQLALQAGYAAEGKKIADMGFKAGILGVGAEAPRQKRLLDLANKNAAAEKAGFATAEADALASKDGTDMVNVGFGLVAAGQADKGLALIESGIKKGNLKRLDDARLHLGVAYASVGKKDLAIKAFKSVQGADGAADLARLWIVQTTTPMN